One Phaseolus vulgaris cultivar G19833 chromosome 4, P. vulgaris v2.0, whole genome shotgun sequence DNA window includes the following coding sequences:
- the LOC137837472 gene encoding type IV inositol polyphosphate 5-phosphatase 3-like isoform X4, whose product MKHHHRSPHHQQLFWAKVVMRKWLNMGSYESDYSADPDDDEDDSESGSDNEEWGRQSRFADNRGDEDETPAESTEFLPKLRRQKSSTFRSQYINKKELKICVGTWNVGGKLPPDDLDIDDWLGVNEPADIYVLGLQEIVPLNPGNVFGAEDTRPVTKWENIIRETLNRVRPEIPKIKSFSDPPSPSKFKPSDDVPDIEEEILLESDSDIGEEVHPLDEDNNFYDEGADGTIMGESESTNLLASAATDIVNSSLPVKTDLQRQFSFPKMFDRHQGLSENMDTSFSQQATKLSRMLSGSERIGLSWPEPPLHLLSQRVLDRPTSFKSLKSFKSSKSFKTYNSFKSIMDEIPGTVLFPEIDLEALIKRKRRSSYVRIVSKQMVGIFITVWVRRSLRKHIQNLKVSTVGVGLMGYIGNKGSISISMSIHQTLFCFICTHLTSGEKEGDELKRNADVHEILRRTQFHSLSYIGLPKRILAHERIIWLGDLNYRINLSNVETKALISKKQWSKLVEKDQLMRELKNGVFGGWSEGILNFPPTYKYEVNSDKYYGEDPKVGKRSPAWEEDKMEQIMAAVEKFISEQGRWNSEMRAEIVGLKESMLDLKEMMRDIKKGDIMSEGERNMLEQTPIFWT is encoded by the exons ATGAAGCATCATCATAGGTCACCACACCACCAACAG CTCTTCTGGGCAAAGGTAGTCATGCGTAAGTGGCTTAACATGGGGAGTTATGAGTCTGATTACAGTGCTGACCCTGATGACGATGAAGATGATTCTGAAAGTGGTTCAGACAACGAAG AGTGGGGAAGACAGTCGCGGTTTGCAGACAACagaggtgatgaagatgaaacTCCTGCTGAATCTACAG AATTTCTTCCAAAGTTAAGGAGGCAAAAGTCATCAACTTTTAGATCTCAGTATATAAACAAAAAGGAGTTGAA GATATGTGTTGGAACATGGAATGTTGGAGGAAAACTTCCACCTGATGACCTTGATATTGATGATTGGCTTGGTGTCAATGAACCAGCTGACATCTATGTACTTGG TCTTCAAGAGATTGTACCCTTAAACCCTGGTAATGTTTTTGGTGCTGAAGATACTCGTCCTGTTACAAAATGGGAGAATATTATTCGAGAAACACTGAATAGAGTTCGACCTGAAATACCAAAGATAAAGTCCTTTAGTGACCCTCCCTCTCCATCAAAGTTTAAGCCATCAGATGATGTTCCTGATATAGAAGAAGAAATATTACTTGAAAGTGATAGTGACATTGGTGAGGAAGTGCATCCTTTGGATGAAGACAACAATTTTTATGATGAAGGTGCCGATGGAACAATCATGGGTGAAAGTGAGAGTACAAATTTATTAGCTTCTGCTGCTACTGATATTGTAAACTCCAGTTTGCCAGTTAAAACTGATTTACAGAGACAGTTTTCTTTTCCAAAGATGTTTGATAGGCATCAGGGTTTGTCGGAAAACATGGACACATCATTTTCCCAACAGGCCACTAAACTAAGCCGAATGCTTAGTGGGTCTGAAAGGATTGGTTTGAGCTGGCCAGAGCCTCCACTGCATCTGCTATCTCAGAGAGTTTTGGATAGACCAACTTCTTTTAAATCATTGAAATCCTTTAAATCATCTAAGTCGTTCAAAACATATAACTCTTTCAAGTCAATTATGGATGAAATTCCAGGGACAGTATTGTTTCCTGAAATTGACCTTGAAGCTTTGATAAAGCGAAAAAGAAGATCTTCATATGTAAGGATTGTTAGCAAGCAAATGGTTGGGATATTCATCACTGTATGGGTTCGTCGGAGCTTGCGTaaacatattcaaaatttaaaggTTTCAACTGTTGGTGTTGGTCTTATGGGCTACATTGGTAACAAG GGATCAATATCTATCAGTATGTCCATACATCAGACGCTTTTTTGTTTCATATGTACCCACCTTACATCAGGTGAAAAAGAAGGAGATGAACTTAAAAGGAATGCTGATGTTCATGAAATACTTCGTAGGACCCAATTCCACTCACTTTCTTATATAGGGCTTCCCAAAAGAATCCTTGCTCATGA AAGGATAATTTGGTTGGGTGATCTGAATTATCGTATCAACTTATCAAATGTGGAAACAAAAGCTCTTATTTCGAAAAAGCAGTGGTCAAAATTGGTAGAGAAAGACCAG CTCATGCGAGAACTCAAGAACGGTGTGTTTGGAGGATGGTCAGAAGGCATATTAAACTTTCCACCAACTTACAAGTATGAGGTTAATTCAGATAAATACTATGGAGAGGATCCCAAGGTTGGAAAGCGCTCACCGGCATG GGAGGAAGACAAGATGGAACAAATAATGGCGGCAGTAGAGAAGTTCATCAGCGAACAGGGAAGATGGAATTCGGAAATGAGAGCGGAAATTGTGGGGTTGAAGGAAAGCATGCTGGACTTGAAAGAAATGATGCGGGACATCAAGAAAGGGGACATAATGTCTGAGGGGGAGAGAAATATGTTAGAACAGACACCAATCTTCTGGACttga
- the LOC137837472 gene encoding type IV inositol polyphosphate 5-phosphatase 3-like isoform X1, producing the protein MKHHHRSPHHQQRTWAEICCFGWSCIQLFWAKVVMRKWLNMGSYESDYSADPDDDEDDSESGSDNEEWGRQSRFADNRGDEDETPAESTEFLPKLRRQKSSTFRSQYINKKELKICVGTWNVGGKLPPDDLDIDDWLGVNEPADIYVLGLQEIVPLNPGNVFGAEDTRPVTKWENIIRETLNRVRPEIPKIKSFSDPPSPSKFKPSDDVPDIEEEILLESDSDIGEEVHPLDEDNNFYDEGADGTIMGESESTNLLASAATDIVNSSLPVKTDLQRQFSFPKMFDRHQGLSENMDTSFSQQATKLSRMLSGSERIGLSWPEPPLHLLSQRVLDRPTSFKSLKSFKSSKSFKTYNSFKSIMDEIPGTVLFPEIDLEALIKRKRRSSYVRIVSKQMVGIFITVWVRRSLRKHIQNLKVSTVGVGLMGYIGNKGSISISMSIHQTLFCFICTHLTSGEKEGDELKRNADVHEILRRTQFHSLSYIGLPKRILAHERIIWLGDLNYRINLSNVETKALISKKQWSKLVEKDQLMRELKNGVFGGWSEGILNFPPTYKYEVNSDKYYGEDPKVGKRSPAWCDRILSYGKGMKLLTYRRAELKLSDHRPVTATYMVEVEAFSPRKLQRALTFTDAEIQNEQVITNLSNWNLAA; encoded by the exons ATGAAGCATCATCATAGGTCACCACACCACCAACAG AGGACTTGGGCTGAAATATGTTGTTTCGGTTGGTCCTGCATACAGCTCTTCTGGGCAAAGGTAGTCATGCGTAAGTGGCTTAACATGGGGAGTTATGAGTCTGATTACAGTGCTGACCCTGATGACGATGAAGATGATTCTGAAAGTGGTTCAGACAACGAAG AGTGGGGAAGACAGTCGCGGTTTGCAGACAACagaggtgatgaagatgaaacTCCTGCTGAATCTACAG AATTTCTTCCAAAGTTAAGGAGGCAAAAGTCATCAACTTTTAGATCTCAGTATATAAACAAAAAGGAGTTGAA GATATGTGTTGGAACATGGAATGTTGGAGGAAAACTTCCACCTGATGACCTTGATATTGATGATTGGCTTGGTGTCAATGAACCAGCTGACATCTATGTACTTGG TCTTCAAGAGATTGTACCCTTAAACCCTGGTAATGTTTTTGGTGCTGAAGATACTCGTCCTGTTACAAAATGGGAGAATATTATTCGAGAAACACTGAATAGAGTTCGACCTGAAATACCAAAGATAAAGTCCTTTAGTGACCCTCCCTCTCCATCAAAGTTTAAGCCATCAGATGATGTTCCTGATATAGAAGAAGAAATATTACTTGAAAGTGATAGTGACATTGGTGAGGAAGTGCATCCTTTGGATGAAGACAACAATTTTTATGATGAAGGTGCCGATGGAACAATCATGGGTGAAAGTGAGAGTACAAATTTATTAGCTTCTGCTGCTACTGATATTGTAAACTCCAGTTTGCCAGTTAAAACTGATTTACAGAGACAGTTTTCTTTTCCAAAGATGTTTGATAGGCATCAGGGTTTGTCGGAAAACATGGACACATCATTTTCCCAACAGGCCACTAAACTAAGCCGAATGCTTAGTGGGTCTGAAAGGATTGGTTTGAGCTGGCCAGAGCCTCCACTGCATCTGCTATCTCAGAGAGTTTTGGATAGACCAACTTCTTTTAAATCATTGAAATCCTTTAAATCATCTAAGTCGTTCAAAACATATAACTCTTTCAAGTCAATTATGGATGAAATTCCAGGGACAGTATTGTTTCCTGAAATTGACCTTGAAGCTTTGATAAAGCGAAAAAGAAGATCTTCATATGTAAGGATTGTTAGCAAGCAAATGGTTGGGATATTCATCACTGTATGGGTTCGTCGGAGCTTGCGTaaacatattcaaaatttaaaggTTTCAACTGTTGGTGTTGGTCTTATGGGCTACATTGGTAACAAG GGATCAATATCTATCAGTATGTCCATACATCAGACGCTTTTTTGTTTCATATGTACCCACCTTACATCAGGTGAAAAAGAAGGAGATGAACTTAAAAGGAATGCTGATGTTCATGAAATACTTCGTAGGACCCAATTCCACTCACTTTCTTATATAGGGCTTCCCAAAAGAATCCTTGCTCATGA AAGGATAATTTGGTTGGGTGATCTGAATTATCGTATCAACTTATCAAATGTGGAAACAAAAGCTCTTATTTCGAAAAAGCAGTGGTCAAAATTGGTAGAGAAAGACCAG CTCATGCGAGAACTCAAGAACGGTGTGTTTGGAGGATGGTCAGAAGGCATATTAAACTTTCCACCAACTTACAAGTATGAGGTTAATTCAGATAAATACTATGGAGAGGATCCCAAGGTTGGAAAGCGCTCACCGGCATG GTGTGATCGTATTCTTTCATATGGCAAAGGGATGAAGTTGTTGACTTACAGAAGGGCAGAGCTCAAACTGTCCGATCACAGACCTGTGACAGCCACATATATGGTTGAGGTTGAGGCATTCTCTCCTAGGAAACTACAGCGAGCTCTAACTTTTACTGATGCAGAGATACAAAATGAACAAGTCATAACAAATTTGAGTAATTGGAACTTAGCTGCTTAA
- the LOC137837472 gene encoding type IV inositol polyphosphate 5-phosphatase 3-like isoform X2, with translation MKHHHRSPHHQQRTWAEICCFGWSCIQLFWAKVVMRKWLNMGSYESDYSADPDDDEDDSESGSDNEEWGRQSRFADNRGDEDETPAESTEFLPKLRRQKSSTFRSQYINKKELKICVGTWNVGGKLPPDDLDIDDWLGVNEPADIYVLGLQEIVPLNPGNVFGAEDTRPVTKWENIIRETLNRVRPEIPKIKSFSDPPSPSKFKPSDDVPDIEEEILLESDSDIGEEVHPLDEDNNFYDEGADGTIMGESESTNLLASAATDIVNSSLPVKTDLQRQFSFPKMFDRHQGLSENMDTSFSQQATKLSRMLSGSERIGLSWPEPPLHLLSQRVLDRPTSFKSLKSFKSSKSFKTYNSFKSIMDEIPGTVLFPEIDLEALIKRKRRSSYVRIVSKQMVGIFITVWVRRSLRKHIQNLKVSTVGVGLMGYIGNKGSISISMSIHQTLFCFICTHLTSGEKEGDELKRNADVHEILRRTQFHSLSYIGLPKRILAHERIIWLGDLNYRINLSNVETKALISKKQWSKLVEKDQLMRELKNGVFGGWSEGILNFPPTYKYEVNSDKYYGEDPKVGKRSPAWEEDKMEQIMAAVEKFISEQGRWNSEMRAEIVGLKESMLDLKEMMRDIKKGDIMSEGERNMLEQTPIFWT, from the exons ATGAAGCATCATCATAGGTCACCACACCACCAACAG AGGACTTGGGCTGAAATATGTTGTTTCGGTTGGTCCTGCATACAGCTCTTCTGGGCAAAGGTAGTCATGCGTAAGTGGCTTAACATGGGGAGTTATGAGTCTGATTACAGTGCTGACCCTGATGACGATGAAGATGATTCTGAAAGTGGTTCAGACAACGAAG AGTGGGGAAGACAGTCGCGGTTTGCAGACAACagaggtgatgaagatgaaacTCCTGCTGAATCTACAG AATTTCTTCCAAAGTTAAGGAGGCAAAAGTCATCAACTTTTAGATCTCAGTATATAAACAAAAAGGAGTTGAA GATATGTGTTGGAACATGGAATGTTGGAGGAAAACTTCCACCTGATGACCTTGATATTGATGATTGGCTTGGTGTCAATGAACCAGCTGACATCTATGTACTTGG TCTTCAAGAGATTGTACCCTTAAACCCTGGTAATGTTTTTGGTGCTGAAGATACTCGTCCTGTTACAAAATGGGAGAATATTATTCGAGAAACACTGAATAGAGTTCGACCTGAAATACCAAAGATAAAGTCCTTTAGTGACCCTCCCTCTCCATCAAAGTTTAAGCCATCAGATGATGTTCCTGATATAGAAGAAGAAATATTACTTGAAAGTGATAGTGACATTGGTGAGGAAGTGCATCCTTTGGATGAAGACAACAATTTTTATGATGAAGGTGCCGATGGAACAATCATGGGTGAAAGTGAGAGTACAAATTTATTAGCTTCTGCTGCTACTGATATTGTAAACTCCAGTTTGCCAGTTAAAACTGATTTACAGAGACAGTTTTCTTTTCCAAAGATGTTTGATAGGCATCAGGGTTTGTCGGAAAACATGGACACATCATTTTCCCAACAGGCCACTAAACTAAGCCGAATGCTTAGTGGGTCTGAAAGGATTGGTTTGAGCTGGCCAGAGCCTCCACTGCATCTGCTATCTCAGAGAGTTTTGGATAGACCAACTTCTTTTAAATCATTGAAATCCTTTAAATCATCTAAGTCGTTCAAAACATATAACTCTTTCAAGTCAATTATGGATGAAATTCCAGGGACAGTATTGTTTCCTGAAATTGACCTTGAAGCTTTGATAAAGCGAAAAAGAAGATCTTCATATGTAAGGATTGTTAGCAAGCAAATGGTTGGGATATTCATCACTGTATGGGTTCGTCGGAGCTTGCGTaaacatattcaaaatttaaaggTTTCAACTGTTGGTGTTGGTCTTATGGGCTACATTGGTAACAAG GGATCAATATCTATCAGTATGTCCATACATCAGACGCTTTTTTGTTTCATATGTACCCACCTTACATCAGGTGAAAAAGAAGGAGATGAACTTAAAAGGAATGCTGATGTTCATGAAATACTTCGTAGGACCCAATTCCACTCACTTTCTTATATAGGGCTTCCCAAAAGAATCCTTGCTCATGA AAGGATAATTTGGTTGGGTGATCTGAATTATCGTATCAACTTATCAAATGTGGAAACAAAAGCTCTTATTTCGAAAAAGCAGTGGTCAAAATTGGTAGAGAAAGACCAG CTCATGCGAGAACTCAAGAACGGTGTGTTTGGAGGATGGTCAGAAGGCATATTAAACTTTCCACCAACTTACAAGTATGAGGTTAATTCAGATAAATACTATGGAGAGGATCCCAAGGTTGGAAAGCGCTCACCGGCATG GGAGGAAGACAAGATGGAACAAATAATGGCGGCAGTAGAGAAGTTCATCAGCGAACAGGGAAGATGGAATTCGGAAATGAGAGCGGAAATTGTGGGGTTGAAGGAAAGCATGCTGGACTTGAAAGAAATGATGCGGGACATCAAGAAAGGGGACATAATGTCTGAGGGGGAGAGAAATATGTTAGAACAGACACCAATCTTCTGGACttga
- the LOC137837472 gene encoding type IV inositol polyphosphate 5-phosphatase 3-like isoform X3, with protein MKHHHRSPHHQQLFWAKVVMRKWLNMGSYESDYSADPDDDEDDSESGSDNEEWGRQSRFADNRGDEDETPAESTEFLPKLRRQKSSTFRSQYINKKELKICVGTWNVGGKLPPDDLDIDDWLGVNEPADIYVLGLQEIVPLNPGNVFGAEDTRPVTKWENIIRETLNRVRPEIPKIKSFSDPPSPSKFKPSDDVPDIEEEILLESDSDIGEEVHPLDEDNNFYDEGADGTIMGESESTNLLASAATDIVNSSLPVKTDLQRQFSFPKMFDRHQGLSENMDTSFSQQATKLSRMLSGSERIGLSWPEPPLHLLSQRVLDRPTSFKSLKSFKSSKSFKTYNSFKSIMDEIPGTVLFPEIDLEALIKRKRRSSYVRIVSKQMVGIFITVWVRRSLRKHIQNLKVSTVGVGLMGYIGNKGSISISMSIHQTLFCFICTHLTSGEKEGDELKRNADVHEILRRTQFHSLSYIGLPKRILAHERIIWLGDLNYRINLSNVETKALISKKQWSKLVEKDQLMRELKNGVFGGWSEGILNFPPTYKYEVNSDKYYGEDPKVGKRSPAWCDRILSYGKGMKLLTYRRAELKLSDHRPVTATYMVEVEAFSPRKLQRALTFTDAEIQNEQVITNLSNWNLAA; from the exons ATGAAGCATCATCATAGGTCACCACACCACCAACAG CTCTTCTGGGCAAAGGTAGTCATGCGTAAGTGGCTTAACATGGGGAGTTATGAGTCTGATTACAGTGCTGACCCTGATGACGATGAAGATGATTCTGAAAGTGGTTCAGACAACGAAG AGTGGGGAAGACAGTCGCGGTTTGCAGACAACagaggtgatgaagatgaaacTCCTGCTGAATCTACAG AATTTCTTCCAAAGTTAAGGAGGCAAAAGTCATCAACTTTTAGATCTCAGTATATAAACAAAAAGGAGTTGAA GATATGTGTTGGAACATGGAATGTTGGAGGAAAACTTCCACCTGATGACCTTGATATTGATGATTGGCTTGGTGTCAATGAACCAGCTGACATCTATGTACTTGG TCTTCAAGAGATTGTACCCTTAAACCCTGGTAATGTTTTTGGTGCTGAAGATACTCGTCCTGTTACAAAATGGGAGAATATTATTCGAGAAACACTGAATAGAGTTCGACCTGAAATACCAAAGATAAAGTCCTTTAGTGACCCTCCCTCTCCATCAAAGTTTAAGCCATCAGATGATGTTCCTGATATAGAAGAAGAAATATTACTTGAAAGTGATAGTGACATTGGTGAGGAAGTGCATCCTTTGGATGAAGACAACAATTTTTATGATGAAGGTGCCGATGGAACAATCATGGGTGAAAGTGAGAGTACAAATTTATTAGCTTCTGCTGCTACTGATATTGTAAACTCCAGTTTGCCAGTTAAAACTGATTTACAGAGACAGTTTTCTTTTCCAAAGATGTTTGATAGGCATCAGGGTTTGTCGGAAAACATGGACACATCATTTTCCCAACAGGCCACTAAACTAAGCCGAATGCTTAGTGGGTCTGAAAGGATTGGTTTGAGCTGGCCAGAGCCTCCACTGCATCTGCTATCTCAGAGAGTTTTGGATAGACCAACTTCTTTTAAATCATTGAAATCCTTTAAATCATCTAAGTCGTTCAAAACATATAACTCTTTCAAGTCAATTATGGATGAAATTCCAGGGACAGTATTGTTTCCTGAAATTGACCTTGAAGCTTTGATAAAGCGAAAAAGAAGATCTTCATATGTAAGGATTGTTAGCAAGCAAATGGTTGGGATATTCATCACTGTATGGGTTCGTCGGAGCTTGCGTaaacatattcaaaatttaaaggTTTCAACTGTTGGTGTTGGTCTTATGGGCTACATTGGTAACAAG GGATCAATATCTATCAGTATGTCCATACATCAGACGCTTTTTTGTTTCATATGTACCCACCTTACATCAGGTGAAAAAGAAGGAGATGAACTTAAAAGGAATGCTGATGTTCATGAAATACTTCGTAGGACCCAATTCCACTCACTTTCTTATATAGGGCTTCCCAAAAGAATCCTTGCTCATGA AAGGATAATTTGGTTGGGTGATCTGAATTATCGTATCAACTTATCAAATGTGGAAACAAAAGCTCTTATTTCGAAAAAGCAGTGGTCAAAATTGGTAGAGAAAGACCAG CTCATGCGAGAACTCAAGAACGGTGTGTTTGGAGGATGGTCAGAAGGCATATTAAACTTTCCACCAACTTACAAGTATGAGGTTAATTCAGATAAATACTATGGAGAGGATCCCAAGGTTGGAAAGCGCTCACCGGCATG GTGTGATCGTATTCTTTCATATGGCAAAGGGATGAAGTTGTTGACTTACAGAAGGGCAGAGCTCAAACTGTCCGATCACAGACCTGTGACAGCCACATATATGGTTGAGGTTGAGGCATTCTCTCCTAGGAAACTACAGCGAGCTCTAACTTTTACTGATGCAGAGATACAAAATGAACAAGTCATAACAAATTTGAGTAATTGGAACTTAGCTGCTTAA